CTTTCCTATGTTGTGAAACATAAGGTTACAGCTTTACTTTTCTCTTTCAGCTTTACGTTAAACACAAAAGGCTGAGAcgagagactccttccataaatgctcgtctcctcaaaaaaataaataaataaatgaacactttacactataaactaataataataataataataataaagcatagAGGCAGTTAAATTTGTTGTTCTACATGATCGTTATATGCTTTTCTTCCAGAGATGCGCGTAACATGGCGAGGGACGTGCAGACCGTTTTCTACGAGATAGCCGAGGAGTTCGGGGGTATGACACGTACCCAGGCTACAGATTACATCAAGAAACTGATGACCAAAGGACGCTACTCGCAGGACGTCTGGAGTTAAAGAGCCTCCGCCACCTCTTTACATGTCCTTTAAATCTGTAGTGTTTTTGCAGGACTGCTTTAAATGGAATATTTTTGAACTTGCTTAAGTAACAACACAGGCACAGAGACATGTAGCTCCCTGAAAAACAAATCTGAACGATAGAAAGGTGCTCATATTCTGAATCCATTTCTACAGATTTAACTCGGTGTACATAAATCTAGTTTCATACTTTGTGTTGTAACTATTTGACCCAAATATATTTAGTAGTGAGACATCTAGTAGGCTCTGTAATGTAAACAGTGCAGCTCACATGCTACGGtatgatcatcatcattattattattattagtgttggTGGAAAGCTACCGAAGGTAGTCTTTAAACTTATTCATAAACTTTATTTGAAATCAAGTCAATAACAATTGCCAGTAATAACAATCTTTGACCTGTTATATAGAGGTGATTATGATGAAGGTCCTGTTAGTTAGAGCTAAGCACTTGATGCTATTTGTAATGTAGCCTACATGCAGAAAATGGCTATTACATAGTCAGCTGTTGAAGAATCAAGACCGGGAATCAAATAATTCAGAATATACTTtagtttttaatgttaaaatgtcttTCTGGAATTTGttcttttcagttttttgaGCAGtctctcttgcacacacacacacacacacacacacacacacacacacacatgggcaaCATGTCAAATAATGTAATTTTCAAGTTTATCAAtccatattttacattttgcatatgAATGTTAAAAGCTTTTAACCTGCctcaaatgtattttcttttccattcgAATCTTGTAGCATTACATCATgaaaatatgtatcatatgagttgtgtgaataaaatgtgtacGGTTATAAGTAGGACATTCCCAGCTTGCCTTTTTTAATGTAATCAGTACAAATGCTTTTCCTCATCGCTTTAGAAAATGCTCGAGCTATGCTTAACATTCACTTGCAGAATTAACGAgactgtatgtgtttgtttccGAGTCAACATGTGCCTTATGGAAAGCATTTCTTGCCTTgtcattataaatgaaaatttgtGAAATTTGCAGATCAGCAATGCATTATTTTGGAAGGGaatatgtttatgtaaatgCGTACAGTTGCTGTTACCTATTTTTGTCAGCATCATACAGTTTTATATGCAATTAATGTTTCTTATCGTATTGCTATCTAAGCAtgtctttttaaattaataaaattcagATTTAATTTCATGAAGCATTTCTGGTCCTTGTTGAATGTCAAGTATTTCATTTTTgaccaatttttttattaaatttgttgTCTTGGTGTCCCATGATTGATCCTGAGATTGATCTGTACACGTTCTCCCAATGTATACACAGGTTTCCTctaggttctctggtttccttccacTTATCAAAAACATGCCAGAATGTGGATTAGCTAGGttaaattagtgtgtgtgtgtgtgtgtgtgtgtgtgtgtgtgtgtgtgtgtgtgtgtgtgtgtgtgtgtgtcctacagTGCATTGGTCTCAATCAGGGGTTTATTCAGATTTCAGTGTTTCTAGAAAAGAACACTTACTACTGAATGATCTAATATTCAATCATTATGTGGCCTATGGTTACAAACCATATTAGCATTCAACATTAACTGACGAAGAACATATGACTTATTGTAgctttaatcaataaataataaatcacaaaataaaacGTAAATGTTACTATTTTACGTTTATATTGACTACTACGTAACAGGCACCCAATGATGTGCATGCCTGTTGAAAGCCTTGAGTCACGTGATCATTTTAGGCGCTAAGACTGTACCATTTTTCCACTATTCTTTATATGacaatttcaaatattttctaTTTGCATAGGTTTTTGCACATGCATTACGGGTAAGTTAATACGTTTTTAGATGTATTTAAGTTGATTTTTTACCCAATTaaggtgttttattttaaaatgaaaccgCACTTATGGATCAGGTGAAATGGTATTTCCCAACAGCGCGTCACTGTTCATAAATACTGCAGTGTGCTCTGTGGCGCTGTTGACTTTTAACGTTAAAGACGGAGTAGaggttattttaattttatacgGAAATATGGCGTCGGGTAAGAGCTATTTTACTATCTATAATCCATATCCGAGTAGTTTGcgtaaaataatttttgattatcgaaaaaaatatatacatatgtgggTTTCTTTGTGACTTATGAAGAAATAATAGGCGTCTAGTTCGTTAGCAAAAGGCGGAGCCGTCGGCCTCGTGTAGCCGAGCTAGCTTATGGTTTTTAGGTCGCGCATTCTTATGAAGAGGGATATAAATTGACTGTATTACGTGTTTTGAAAGTTTTGGgtaataatgtaatgtttaaatgtctttttttgacGTTGGACGCGTATAAAATATACGTTATATTGATATGTATTGCCGCCGCCATTTTTGTTCCGCGgcgtggtgttttttttttttctttcaaattacCTAGCTACAGTAATACTGCAGAGGGGAATCGGTATGGGTCTGCTGCTAAATATTGCGATATTCGTAGATATTTGGGCGACACGGAACGTGAAATTTTCATTTGggaacattatttaaaaattcgGTACTTGAAAATGGTCATTTTATCCGACTGGCGTATTAAAAGCTGTAGAGGAAGCCATTAGGCCTTCGCCTTCTCTCCGGCTTTAGACTGGTACAATGATTTCCAGGAAGCGGATCTTTAATCAACATGTTCGAGGTTTTGTAGTCGTTGTAAATGTGACCCTGTTTATTGCTTTCTCGTCTTGTTTTTAACTTAGATTCGGGCTATGGGCAGCCAGGAGCCCAACAAAGGCAAGTGATCAGCCAttgttgctgtattttttttttttttttttaccttcagtAATGCATTTCTAACATCAAAGTTATGACCCCTTGAGACTGGATTTGCACCTTGTGTTCCCAGTATATATTTTGAACtactttttatgatttttaacttcttctcttcttcttgaACCTTTATAGCTATGGATCTTATGGTGGATCACAGAGCTATCAACATGGTGCGCAGGTAAGAGCCAATGCTGATCTTGTTAAATCAATCTCTTCTTGATTGCTTAGGTCTAAATCCCAGACAAGTGTTCTTACGTGTATGTCTTTGTTCTTCTTTAGGCTTATGGACAAGGTAATGGAAGTAGCTCATATGGTGGACAGAGTTACGAGGGTTATGGACAGTCGGGTATGTGTAGAAGGTGTCTTGTGGCaagcctttttttccctcttcttaTAAATTCGACTCacatttctttacttctcttccACTGTGTAGAGAGTTTCAGTCAGCCATCACAAGTTTATGGCTTTGGACAGCAACCACCGCAGAGTTATGAAGGTTATGGGCAGCCAAGCTCGGAGACTTCATCGGGGTACgagtgttattttatttaatgtaaaggTCTCATAGTTATTGTAATCTAACAAGAGCTTGTTTGGCCCAGGTATGGAGACAAGTCTTATGGGCAGCAAAGCTCTTATGGACAGCAGGGCTCATACGGTCAGCCATCTGAAGGAGTACAGCCTGCTGGATCATTTGGAAGTCCGTCAGCCGGTTACGGAAGACGTACTGAAGGTAAAGTCTACTTGCATCGTGTACATTCTTTGTGAATAGTAATCTCTCACTGCTATGCATCAAAATACTGACTGGCCTTGTCCTTTAGTGTTCACTTTGGTTTATGAATGATTAAGGATTATAACGGCATGTTAAAGATTGTCCAGCTGGTTCGGGATCCTACTACAGATAGGCTTTGCCTCCTTGTTTCCAGGTGATAGCAGGCGgtttggtggtggtagtggtggtagtgaaGAAGGAGGCAACAGGTCTGAGGGGTACAGGGGCCGAGGGCGTGGTGGCTTTGACCGCGGAGGCTTTGACCGTGGCGGTTATGATCGTGGTGGCTTTGACCGGGGTGGAAGAGGAGGAGGTCTGCCCTCAGGTGTGGGGTAAGTCTGAAAGCCTACCCCCCCATGAGGTACCATTATGTTCTGCTTGATGAAAGTGCACAAATCTTCATCTAACAGTAGATAATTCCTCATTTCATCAGTCACACATGCTATTTAGAGCATTCTAAATGGCAGTGGCCatgaagttcttttttttcagtacaACACAAACCTGGTCTGAAAATGTATTGGTAGGTTACTGTGCTGCCTTAAGTTTCTCACATCAATGTTGATTTATGTTCATTTATTGGAATTGATCCAACATGAACTGTTATTTAGTGGGGGTAATTGCTTTAGTGTTATTTGGTATTGTAGATCTCGCTTTGGGTGAGGGGACACCCTTGTGTGCTCTACACAGAATATAATTGCTGTCACAATTACAAGAaaacatgaatacatttttgaaatcagtttttaaaatggCTGATCACCGGTTTTGCTCAGGACACAGGTTGCTGCAACATATACTTGGCTGGTATTTTGATTTGTTAATATTAACCTCCTGAGATGACCATTTTTGCTTTGGTCAACTTGCCCTTTTGAGCTCTAAAAGGGTGGTGAACAAAACTTTGTTACACAGAATAGTTACAgcaatttgtttatatttgattCTGGAGGTCCCTCTTAAGCCAGATGTCTTTCAGTTTATAGGACTTTCTTCCCACTAAGCAAAACggtactttttgtttgttttccgaACTGAAACAAATGGGCCTGAGTAGAATATTTAAAAGCAGTGCCTTTGTACTTTTGGGTATGTGTTCAAGATGTTAAATGCCACAGAAGCGCAAGTTCATCATTCAGTTATTCCCCATAGAACGGTGTAATGAAAgtgttgtatttcttttaaacatgGAGTCGAATGCTTTTGTGTTAACATGGTCTACATTTTATACTACAGGTATCAAAGTGaatgaaattaaacttggaCCTCAACCATTGGAGCTCATATAAGCACTCAATGGAAGAAAATAGGGCGCTCAACTCGAGTGCCTCAGCTAGTGTGTAGACATCTAAATTTAGACACATTCCTGCTATGAGGGGGCTGGAGGTAATCCTCTATGCTCTGCTCGGTTTTTGCTAAGAAGAGCAGTAAATACTAATTCGATTGATTAACCCAATTCTAAATTGGAAGAAAGTAAAATGTCTCTcgatttttcaattattttcacTTGCACTATTGGCGCAACTCTTAGGCAGTGTATTCATGAACGGGAGACATTACCTGTTGATGAACTTGAACCATGACAGGACACAATGCACATAAGTGGGGAGTCTTGAGCTCCCAGGTTGCGACAAAGGAAAGCCATCATATCTTCCATTTTTCCTCTGCAGTGGTGGTGACCGTGGTGGCTACAAAAATTACGGTGGTAAGTGATGAGCATCAGAACTGTCTCAGTTGGGGAaattgaggagaaaaaaaaaagtttaactggCAAAAGAACAGTGAACTCTTGACAGCCACCTTTTTGgactgacaaaaaaaagcaaatctcTCCCGCCATTGTTAGGTTTTCCTTCTGGTAAATGCTGTTGGGTTAAAATGTAACGGCTCATTTTACTGGTAATGGTATTGTTGCATGAGGACTTttgactaaaaaaataataatgccaGCGTTCTGGATGCCAGCCGTGCCTATGGCGAAGAAGGAGCACATGGCTTTAGCAGAAGTTTTTATAAGGGGGTTTATAATTAATGCACAAGAACATTGGTGGTATTACATGGTGTGGACAAAGGATGCAGCCATTTGATGAAACCTGGTGTACAGCTGTCAAAAGTCAAGAATATCCTTATAGCTACTTTTTTTCTTAGATGTTGAATAATTTGCGATCATTACATAAACTTTAAGTTGCTCATgactttccttttcctctcctGTCTTCCTGTTTTTCAGGACCCAGAGAGTATGGTCAACGGGATGATTCAGGTACGGCATGTGGATTTCATCACAATGTGTTTCAACTTGTCCTGTATCTAGAAGTCTTCTTGTTTTGGATACATATTGGTTcagatataataaaaacaacttgTTTCTTTTAGGCGAAGAGCAAGACAACTCTGACAACAACACAATCTTTGTCCAAGGCCTTGGAGAGGATGTCACAACTCATGAAGTTGCTGATTTCTTCAAACAAATTGGAATAATTAAGGCAGGTTAAATTATTGCTTCTGCCTTGGTACAGACTTTGTAATGCCGTACCACTTATTGTGACTTTatcctcatttatttattttagctgaatAAAAAGACTGGCAAACACATGATTAACCTGTACACTGACAAGGCCACCGGCAGACTAAAGGGCGAAGCCACAGTCTCGTTTGACGATCCTCCTTCTGCCAAAGCTGCTATTGAATGGTTTGatggtcaggttttttttaattgtttatgtgGTATCTGATTCCAAAGCCCCAATTGTCGCCATAACCTAGTCCTGTATGAATTTCAGGCAAAGAATTCAATGGAAAGCCCATTAAGGTGTCCTTTGCCACCAGACGAGCGGAGTTCTCccagagaggaggaggaggaggcagcGGGAGAGGCCGTGGTGGTGCGTTGTTTAGAAATGTAGCTTGTAGTTAAGCCTGATGAGCTTAACTGAGATGAACGTGCTTTTGCATTTTTGGAAAGCAAAGTAACACTTGTTACCCTCAAAGGTTTCAGAGGCCGAGGAGGCTTTGGTGGAGGTCCCAATTTTGACATTAAAGGAGGAGACTGGCTTTGTCCCAACAGGTGAGGGGAATATTTTTAAGAAATTGATTTGAAGAATGAGCTTAAGAGCTCTATGTGCCTCATGGTTCTTATCTTGGACGGTTTCTTATTGTGTAGCTGATTTGGTGTCTGAATACCTGCCTGCAATAAGCCAgtggttgtttttttggtttttttcctcccctccCTTTACTGACTTACTTTATTTACAATGACAAACATGGATTACCATGTATCCTGTGGTGATTTTGCCCATTGTGCATGTTCTGAATTGTCTAGTTTTGGTCTGAGCACTAGGGGGCAGTAAagtcacttttatttataaagcacgTTTAGCTGTTTGACTGTTAAGAGTGCAGTACAAAGTATCTAATTCAGACAAACAC
The genomic region above belongs to Silurus meridionalis isolate SWU-2019-XX chromosome 20, ASM1480568v1, whole genome shotgun sequence and contains:
- the taf15 gene encoding TATA-binding protein-associated factor 2N isoform X1, encoding MASDSGYGQPGAQQSYGSYGGSQSYQHGAQAYGQGNGSSSYGGQSYEGYGQSESFSQPSQVYGFGQQPPQSYEGYGQPSSETSSGYGDKSYGQQSSYGQQGSYGQPSEGVQPAGSFGSPSAGYGRRTEGDSRRFGGGSGGSEEGGNRSEGYRGRGRGGFDRGGFDRGGYDRGGFDRGGRGGGLPSGVGGGDRGGYKNYGGPREYGQRDDSGEEQDNSDNNTIFVQGLGEDVTTHEVADFFKQIGIIKLNKKTGKHMINLYTDKATGRLKGEATVSFDDPPSAKAAIEWFDGKEFNGKPIKVSFATRRAEFSQRGGGGGSGRGRGGFRGRGGFGGGPNFDIKGGDWLCPNSSCGNMNFARRYECNKCGAPKPGDSFEDRGSRGGGGSYGGDRGGYRGGRGGFRGGDRGGYGGGGERGGYGGGYKMGGRGEHREERRDRPY
- the taf15 gene encoding TATA-binding protein-associated factor 2N isoform X3; the encoded protein is MASDSGYGQPGAQQSYGSYGGSQSYQHGAQAYGQESFSQPSQVYGFGQQPPQSYEGYGQPSSETSSGYGDKSYGQQSSYGQQGSYGQPSEGVQPAGSFGSPSAGYGRRTEGDSRRFGGGSGGSEEGGNRSEGYRGRGRGGFDRGGFDRGGYDRGGFDRGGRGGGLPSGVGGGDRGGYKNYGGPREYGQRDDSGEEQDNSDNNTIFVQGLGEDVTTHEVADFFKQIGIIKLNKKTGKHMINLYTDKATGRLKGEATVSFDDPPSAKAAIEWFDGKEFNGKPIKVSFATRRAEFSQRGGGGGSGRGRGGFRGRGGFGGGPNFDIKGGDWLCPNSSCGNMNFARRYECNKCGAPKPGDSFEDRGSRGGGGSYGGDRGGYRGGRGGFRGGDRGGYGGGGERGGYGGGYKMGGRGEHREERRDRPY
- the taf15 gene encoding TATA-binding protein-associated factor 2N isoform X5 — encoded protein: MASDSGYGQPGAQQSYGSYGGSQSYQHGAQAYGQGNGSSSYGGQSYEGYGQSESFSQPSQVYGFGQQPPQSYEGYGQPSSETSSGYGDKSYGQQSSYGQQGSYGQPSEGVQPAGSFGSPSAGYGRRTEGPREYGQRDDSGEEQDNSDNNTIFVQGLGEDVTTHEVADFFKQIGIIKLNKKTGKHMINLYTDKATGRLKGEATVSFDDPPSAKAAIEWFDGKEFNGKPIKVSFATRRAEFSQRGGGGGSGRGRGGFRGRGGFGGGPNFDIKGGDWLCPNSSCGNMNFARRYECNKCGAPKPGDSFEDRGSRGGGGSYGGDRGGYRGGRGGFRGGDRGGYGGGGERGGYGGGYKMGGRGEHREERRDRPY
- the taf15 gene encoding TATA-binding protein-associated factor 2N isoform X4, producing the protein MGSQEPNKAMDLMVDHRAINMVRRLMDKRVSVSHHKFMALDSNHRRVMKVMGSQARRLHRGMETSLMGSKALMDSRAHTVSHLKEYSLLDHLEVRQPVTEDVLKVIAGGLVVVVVVVKKEATGLRGTGAEGVVALTAEALTVAVMIVVALTGVEEEEVCPQVWGPREYGQRDDSGEEQDNSDNNTIFVQGLGEDVTTHEVADFFKQIGIIKLNKKTGKHMINLYTDKATGRLKGEATVSFDDPPSAKAAIEWFDGKEFNGKPIKVSFATRRAEFSQRGGGGGSGRGRGGFRGRGGFGGGPNFDIKGGDWLCPNSSCGNMNFARRYECNKCGAPKPGDSFEDRGSRGGGGSYGGDRGGYRGGRGGFRGGDRGGYGGGGERGGYGGGYKMGGRGEHREERRDRPY
- the taf15 gene encoding TATA-binding protein-associated factor 2N isoform X2 — translated: MGSQEPNKAMDLMVDHRAINMVRRLMDKVMEVAHMVDRVTRVMDSRRVSVSHHKFMALDSNHRRVMKVMGSQARRLHRGMETSLMGSKALMDSRAHTVSHLKEYSLLDHLEVRQPVTEDVLKVIAGGLVVVVVVVKKEATGLRGTGAEGVVALTAEALTVAVMIVVALTGVEEEEVCPQVWGPREYGQRDDSGEEQDNSDNNTIFVQGLGEDVTTHEVADFFKQIGIIKLNKKTGKHMINLYTDKATGRLKGEATVSFDDPPSAKAAIEWFDGKEFNGKPIKVSFATRRAEFSQRGGGGGSGRGRGGFRGRGGFGGGPNFDIKGGDWLCPNSSCGNMNFARRYECNKCGAPKPGDSFEDRGSRGGGGSYGGDRGGYRGGRGGFRGGDRGGYGGGGERGGYGGGYKMGGRGEHREERRDRPY